The following proteins are co-located in the Acidobacteriota bacterium genome:
- the rplJ gene encoding 50S ribosomal protein L10, which produces MNRAEKQETIREIQEVIQQNGAFYLVDFKGLKVKDISQLRDRIRESSGRLRVVKNTLLRQASQGTSLTGASEWMEGPTALAWSEKDPVPLAKVLVAFAKENPKLKVKGGVVEGQAVDAPGVLALSLLPGLEGVRAQLIGLLQAPATKLATLLQTPGRNVAVCLSERGKQSEG; this is translated from the coding sequence GTGAACCGGGCTGAGAAACAGGAAACCATCCGCGAGATCCAGGAAGTCATTCAGCAGAACGGCGCGTTCTACCTGGTGGACTTCAAGGGGCTCAAGGTCAAGGACATCAGCCAGCTGCGCGACCGGATCCGGGAATCCTCCGGCCGCCTGCGCGTCGTGAAGAACACCCTCCTCCGCCAGGCCTCCCAGGGCACCAGCCTTACGGGAGCCAGCGAGTGGATGGAAGGACCGACGGCGCTGGCGTGGTCCGAGAAAGACCCGGTTCCCCTCGCGAAGGTGCTGGTCGCCTTCGCCAAGGAGAACCCGAAACTGAAGGTCAAGGGCGGTGTGGTGGAGGGACAAGCGGTGGATGCCCCGGGCGTCCTGGCCCTCTCCCTCCTCCCCGGACTCGAAGGCGTGCGGGCCCAGCTCATCGGGCTCCTGCAGGCTCCGGCCACGAAGCTGGCCACCCTGCTTCAGACGCCTGGAAGGAACGTGGCGGTCTGCCTGTCCGAGCGTGGCAAGCAGTCCGAAGGTTGA
- the secE gene encoding preprotein translocase subunit SecE — MKVLEWFQRFPAFLKDVRMEVKKTSFPSRAEVVNTTAVVIVIVAIFGVYLWVVDQVVFSALNRLFALFK, encoded by the coding sequence GTGAAAGTTCTTGAGTGGTTTCAGCGGTTTCCGGCCTTCTTGAAGGACGTCCGGATGGAGGTGAAAAAGACCTCCTTCCCCAGCCGCGCGGAGGTGGTCAACACCACCGCCGTGGTGATCGTCATCGTGGCCATCTTCGGCGTCTATCTCTGGGTGGTGGACCAGGTGGTCTTCAGCGCCCTGAACCGGCTCTTCGCCCTCTTCAAGTGA
- the rplK gene encoding 50S ribosomal protein L11 — MAKKVVAEVKLQIPAGNANPAPPVGPALGQHGVNIMGFCKEFNAKTKGQEGFIIPVVITVYADRSFTFITKTPPASDLLKKAAGLAKGSGEPNKNKVGRVTRKQIEEIAKSKLPDLNTKTLESAVKTIAGSARSMGLDIVD, encoded by the coding sequence ATGGCCAAGAAAGTCGTTGCCGAAGTGAAGCTCCAGATCCCGGCCGGAAACGCCAACCCGGCGCCTCCGGTGGGCCCGGCCCTGGGTCAGCACGGCGTGAACATCATGGGCTTCTGCAAGGAGTTCAACGCCAAGACCAAGGGACAGGAAGGGTTCATCATCCCCGTGGTGATCACGGTCTACGCGGACCGCTCCTTCACCTTCATCACCAAGACGCCCCCGGCCTCGGACCTTCTCAAGAAGGCCGCCGGGCTCGCCAAGGGCTCCGGGGAACCCAACAAGAACAAGGTGGGAAGGGTGACGCGCAAGCAGATCGAGGAAATCGCCAAGAGCAAGCTCCCCGACCTGAACACCAAGACCCTCGAAAGCGCCGTCAAGACCATCGCCGGCTCGGCCCGAAGCATGGGCCTGGACATCGTGGACTGA
- the nusG gene encoding transcription termination/antitermination protein NusG produces MAEMQWYIIHTYSGFENRVKESLLNRIEAFGLKDLFGEVMIPTENVVEIRNGKKHVSTKKFFPGYVLVQMLMTDEAHQVVVNTPKVTGFVSSEALSPDEMDRVLGHMTKATEAPKPKYTFEPGEKVKIIEGPFASFQGVVDKVNADHATLTVLVTIFGRSTPVELNFLQVEKL; encoded by the coding sequence ATGGCTGAGATGCAGTGGTACATCATCCACACGTACTCGGGCTTCGAAAACCGGGTGAAGGAGAGCCTCCTGAACCGGATCGAGGCCTTCGGGCTGAAGGACCTCTTCGGCGAGGTGATGATCCCCACCGAGAACGTGGTTGAGATCCGCAACGGGAAGAAGCATGTCTCCACGAAGAAGTTCTTCCCGGGATACGTCCTCGTCCAGATGCTCATGACCGACGAGGCCCATCAAGTGGTCGTGAACACGCCCAAGGTGACGGGCTTCGTGAGCAGCGAGGCCCTGAGCCCGGACGAGATGGATCGGGTGCTCGGCCACATGACGAAGGCCACGGAGGCGCCCAAGCCGAAATACACCTTCGAACCGGGCGAGAAGGTCAAGATCATCGAGGGCCCCTTCGCTTCTTTCCAGGGGGTGGTGGACAAGGTCAACGCCGACCACGCCACCCTCACCGTGCTGGTGACCATCTTCGGGCGGTCCACGCCCGTGGAACTCAATTTTCTCCAGGTGGAGAAGCTGTGA
- the rpmG gene encoding 50S ribosomal protein L33, producing the protein MRDIIHLQCTACKRRNYTTTKNKKKQQGKLEVRKYCPFCRSHQAHKEVK; encoded by the coding sequence ATGCGCGACATCATTCATCTGCAGTGCACGGCGTGCAAGCGCCGCAATTACACCACGACGAAGAACAAGAAAAAGCAGCAGGGGAAGCTGGAGGTGCGGAAGTACTGCCCGTTCTGCCGCTCCCACCAGGCCCACAAAGAGGTGAAGTAG
- the rplA gene encoding 50S ribosomal protein L1, whose amino-acid sequence MAKVGKKYKAAAAQVEPREYPLAEALDLLRKIAFAGFDETVEISLNLGVDPKYADQMVRGTTVLPHGLGKSVRVLVVAQGEKVREAEEAGADFALGEEAVAKIQGGWMDFDAVVATPDMMKEVGKLGKVLGPRGLMPNPKLGTVTFDVAQAVRDLKAGKVEFRVDKTGIIHCPVGKKSFEGAKLLENAQSLIEAVLKAKPSAAKGKYVKSAYLSTTMSPSVRLDVSGY is encoded by the coding sequence ATGGCCAAGGTAGGCAAGAAATACAAGGCGGCGGCGGCCCAGGTGGAGCCGCGCGAATACCCGCTCGCCGAAGCGCTTGACCTTCTGCGGAAGATCGCCTTCGCGGGCTTCGACGAGACCGTGGAGATCTCCTTGAACCTGGGAGTGGACCCCAAGTACGCCGACCAGATGGTCCGGGGCACGACGGTCCTCCCCCACGGCCTGGGCAAGAGCGTCCGGGTGCTGGTGGTGGCCCAGGGCGAGAAGGTTCGGGAGGCCGAGGAGGCGGGCGCCGACTTCGCGCTGGGCGAGGAGGCCGTGGCCAAGATCCAGGGCGGTTGGATGGACTTCGATGCCGTGGTGGCCACGCCGGACATGATGAAGGAAGTGGGAAAGCTGGGGAAGGTGCTCGGCCCTCGCGGCCTCATGCCCAACCCAAAGCTCGGCACTGTGACGTTCGACGTGGCCCAGGCCGTCAGAGACCTCAAGGCCGGCAAGGTCGAATTCCGGGTTGACAAGACGGGGATCATCCACTGTCCCGTGGGGAAGAAGTCGTTCGAAGGGGCCAAGCTCCTGGAAAACGCCCAGTCGCTCATCGAGGCGGTCCTCAAGGCCAAGCCCTCGGCGGCCAAGGGCAAGTACGTCAAGAGCGCCTATCTCTCCACCACCATGAGCCCCAGCGTCCGCCTGGACGTGAGCGGTTACTAA
- the tuf gene encoding elongation factor Tu produces MAKEKFQRTKPHVNVGTIGHVDHGKTTLTAAITKVLANRGLASYTAYDQIDKAPEEKARGITINTAHVEYQTDTRHYAHVDCPGHADYVKNMITGAAQMDGAILVVSAADGPMPQTREHILLARQVGVPTIVVFMNKVDMVDDKELLDLVEMEIRDLLTAYEFPGDEVPVVKGSALQALQCGCGGPDCPKCKAVFDLMAACDAYIPLPARPVDKTFLMPIEDVFSISGRGTVVTGRVERGRIQVGQEVEVVGLRETQRTTVTGVEMFHKILEEGQAGDNAGLLLRGIKKEDVERGQVVAQPGSITPHRRFKAEAYILTKEEGGRHTPFFKGYRPQFFFRTTDVTGAVELPQDREMVMPGDNVSVEVGLHTPIALERGLRFAIREGGRTVGAGTVTEILE; encoded by the coding sequence ATGGCCAAGGAAAAATTCCAGCGGACCAAGCCTCACGTCAACGTGGGCACCATCGGCCACGTGGACCACGGAAAGACCACCCTGACGGCGGCCATTACCAAGGTCCTCGCCAACCGGGGTCTGGCCAGCTACACCGCCTACGATCAGATCGACAAGGCGCCCGAAGAAAAGGCCCGGGGAATCACCATCAACACGGCCCACGTGGAGTACCAGACGGACACCCGCCACTACGCCCACGTGGACTGCCCGGGACACGCCGACTACGTGAAGAACATGATCACGGGAGCGGCGCAGATGGACGGGGCCATCCTCGTGGTGTCCGCCGCCGACGGCCCCATGCCGCAGACTCGGGAACACATCCTCCTCGCCCGCCAAGTGGGAGTTCCCACCATTGTCGTCTTCATGAACAAGGTGGACATGGTGGACGACAAGGAGCTTCTGGATCTCGTGGAAATGGAGATCCGCGACCTCCTGACGGCGTACGAGTTCCCCGGGGACGAGGTCCCCGTGGTGAAGGGGTCCGCCCTCCAGGCCCTTCAGTGCGGGTGCGGCGGGCCCGACTGCCCCAAGTGCAAGGCCGTCTTCGACCTGATGGCCGCCTGCGACGCCTACATCCCCCTCCCCGCCCGCCCGGTGGACAAGACCTTCCTCATGCCCATCGAGGACGTCTTCAGCATTTCGGGCCGGGGCACGGTGGTCACGGGCCGCGTGGAGCGGGGCCGGATCCAGGTGGGCCAGGAGGTGGAGGTCGTGGGCCTTCGGGAGACCCAGAGGACCACCGTCACCGGCGTGGAGATGTTCCACAAGATCCTGGAGGAGGGCCAGGCGGGCGACAACGCGGGTCTCCTGCTGAGGGGGATCAAGAAGGAAGACGTGGAGCGCGGCCAGGTCGTGGCCCAGCCGGGCTCCATCACGCCCCACCGCCGGTTCAAGGCGGAGGCCTACATCCTCACCAAGGAAGAGGGCGGCCGGCACACGCCGTTCTTCAAAGGGTACCGGCCCCAGTTCTTTTTCCGGACGACGGACGTGACGGGAGCGGTGGAACTGCCGCAGGACCGGGAGATGGTGATGCCCGGCGACAATGTATCCGTGGAGGTGGGACTGCACACGCCCATCGCCCTCGAGCGGGGGCTGCGCTTCGCCATCCGCGAGGGGGGCAGGACCGTGGGCGCCGGCACCGTCACGGAGATCCTGGAGTAG
- the rplL gene encoding 50S ribosomal protein L7/L12 encodes MADLNVIVEQLSALTVLEAAQLSKMLEEKWGVSAAAAAPVMMAAPGAAAAAPVEEKTEFDVILKNAGEKKINVIKVVREITSLGLKEAKDLVEGAPKAIKEGVNKEEAEAIKKKFEEQGATVEIK; translated from the coding sequence ATGGCCGACCTGAATGTGATCGTCGAACAGCTGAGCGCCCTCACCGTGCTGGAAGCCGCCCAGCTGAGCAAGATGCTCGAAGAGAAGTGGGGCGTCTCCGCCGCCGCCGCGGCCCCCGTCATGATGGCCGCCCCCGGCGCCGCCGCCGCGGCCCCCGTGGAGGAGAAGACCGAGTTCGACGTGATCCTCAAGAACGCGGGCGAGAAGAAGATCAACGTGATCAAGGTCGTCCGCGAGATCACCAGCCTCGGGCTCAAGGAGGCCAAGGACCTGGTCGAGGGGGCGCCCAAGGCCATCAAGGAAGGCGTGAACAAGGAAGAGGCCGAGGCCATCAAGAAGAAGTTCGAGGAGCAGGGCGCGACTGTCGAGATCAAGTAG